In a single window of the Argonema galeatum A003/A1 genome:
- a CDS encoding glutathione S-transferase yields MITVHHLNNSRSQRVLWLLEELDLEYQVKRYERDPKTMLAPASLRAVHPLGKSPVITDGALTLAESGAIVEYLVDRYGGGRLAPELGTPERLRYIYWLHYAEGSAMPPLLLKLVFNQIETSPMPFFARPIARAIVARVNKSFIEPQIALHLGYLEAELEKSLWFVGSEFTAADIQMSFPLEAAAAQVGLDSSRPKLMGFLDRIHARPAYRRALERGGAYDLLN; encoded by the coding sequence ATGATTACTGTCCACCACTTGAACAACTCTCGCTCCCAGCGCGTGCTCTGGCTGCTAGAGGAACTCGACCTAGAGTATCAAGTCAAGCGCTACGAGCGCGACCCGAAAACAATGCTCGCTCCCGCGTCGCTGCGTGCAGTGCATCCACTGGGCAAGTCTCCCGTGATTACCGATGGTGCGCTGACTCTGGCTGAATCCGGTGCGATTGTCGAATACTTAGTTGACCGTTACGGTGGCGGACGACTCGCTCCTGAGCTTGGCACGCCGGAACGGTTGCGATACATCTACTGGCTGCATTATGCTGAAGGCTCGGCGATGCCCCCGCTACTATTGAAGCTAGTCTTTAACCAAATCGAAACAAGTCCGATGCCGTTTTTCGCTCGACCGATCGCGCGGGCAATTGTGGCTCGCGTCAATAAATCGTTCATCGAGCCTCAAATCGCACTGCATCTGGGTTATCTAGAAGCAGAACTTGAGAAAAGCTTATGGTTTGTTGGTAGTGAGTTCACCGCAGCCGATATTCAGATGAGCTTTCCATTGGAGGCGGCGGCTGCACAGGTAGGGTTGGACAGCAGCCGACCGAAACTGATGGGCTTTCTCGATCGCATTCACGCGCGTCCCGCATACCGCCGTGCATTAGAACGTGGCGGAGCATACGATCTGCTGAATTAA
- a CDS encoding type II CAAX endopeptidase family protein codes for MMSHEDFTTQPHTIGISKSPLKFLLLVFVLSVPFWLVGFLDLPKMLPINLPISALQFVCPITTALILVHKENKPNGMKDLLKRAFDFKRIKNKIWYVPILLLMPAVMILSYGMMRLLEMPLPEPHIPFKSIPIFFLMFFIGAIGEEIGWSGYITDPLQDRWGASGASIFLGAVWAVWHIVPWFQGHSKKLIIFNPLIWGVDSEYKYWSFFHVEYVLGY; via the coding sequence ATGATGTCACACGAAGATTTCACAACACAGCCTCATACAATCGGAATAAGTAAGTCTCCTCTTAAATTCTTATTATTAGTATTTGTTCTTTCTGTTCCATTCTGGTTGGTTGGCTTTTTGGATTTACCCAAAATGCTCCCAATCAATCTCCCCATAAGCGCACTTCAGTTCGTTTGCCCAATAACTACTGCACTTATTCTCGTGCATAAAGAAAACAAACCCAATGGCATGAAGGATTTGTTGAAAAGAGCCTTTGACTTCAAGAGAATTAAAAACAAAATCTGGTATGTGCCAATCCTCTTGCTCATGCCAGCGGTAATGATTTTGTCTTATGGGATGATGCGTCTATTGGAGATGCCGCTTCCTGAGCCACACATTCCATTTAAATCGATACCGATCTTTTTCCTTATGTTTTTCATCGGCGCGATCGGTGAAGAGATTGGTTGGTCGGGATATATTACTGACCCGCTGCAAGATCGGTGGGGTGCATCAGGAGCCAGTATCTTTTTAGGAGCAGTGTGGGCAGTATGGCACATTGTGCCGTGGTTTCAGGGTCATTCAAAAAAACTTATAATCTTTAATCCCTTAATCTGGGGTGTTGATTCTGAATATAAATACTGGAGTTTTTTTCATGTAGAATATGTGCTGGGCTACTAA
- a CDS encoding DUF6920 family protein, whose protein sequence is MTKIQEISLDDLWESAPKSDRPFNPESLINLPNLARRYLECAIAPGTMLASTVRLWMRGEIKLGKHWHSFKAEEVICWDRGMIWQVTTLMNGLPILGDDRIVDGVGQAKWNTIQRSGEDITRSCVGRVHSESIWLPSVLCNPDIIWTELNASQVQATFTALGEPAKITLTVSNQGVLEQIKVDRWGNPDGGAFQYGDFGGIVEETGTFEGYTIPTQLRGGWFFGSERFESEGDFFHCTIDKAVYR, encoded by the coding sequence ATGACTAAAATCCAAGAAATTTCTCTAGACGATTTGTGGGAATCAGCACCGAAGAGCGATCGCCCCTTCAATCCTGAATCATTAATCAATCTTCCCAATCTAGCCCGTCGCTATTTGGAATGCGCGATCGCTCCAGGCACCATGCTTGCATCCACCGTTCGATTGTGGATGCGAGGCGAAATCAAACTCGGAAAACATTGGCATTCATTTAAAGCGGAAGAAGTGATTTGCTGGGATCGAGGCATGATTTGGCAGGTGACTACTTTGATGAATGGCTTACCAATTTTGGGAGACGATCGCATCGTGGATGGTGTCGGTCAAGCGAAGTGGAATACCATACAGAGAAGCGGAGAGGATATCACTCGATCGTGTGTGGGACGAGTTCACTCAGAGTCAATATGGTTGCCATCTGTCCTCTGTAACCCTGACATCATCTGGACAGAGTTAAACGCTTCCCAAGTCCAGGCAACCTTCACAGCACTCGGAGAACCCGCCAAGATTACCCTGACGGTTTCCAATCAGGGAGTCTTGGAGCAGATCAAAGTCGATCGCTGGGGTAACCCGGACGGTGGCGCGTTTCAATATGGCGACTTTGGTGGAATTGTGGAGGAGACTGGCACCTTTGAGGGCTATACGATCCCGACGCAACTCCGGGGGGGGTGGTTCTTCGGCAGTGAACGCTTTGAGTCCGAGGGCGACTTCTTCCACTGCACGATCGATAAAGCCGTCTATCGCTGA
- a CDS encoding DUF998 domain-containing protein, with the protein MKILETNTKPSLAIAGTLLFLSGSITFMGIITGEVFYPSGYTTSVNDISDLGGTRPPNSIIHQPSAIIFNVTMMLTGIMIIIAAWFVQKYFRKWIASLPLGLFGFGLLGVGIFPGNVSFYHGLFSMITFISGGVAAITSFKITSPPYRYLGICFGVVALVFLFFANYFIPTLGSGGTERWVAYPIALWVTGFGGYLLGMRTATLHS; encoded by the coding sequence ATGAAAATTTTAGAAACTAATACAAAACCCTCATTAGCTATAGCTGGTACATTGCTTTTTTTATCAGGATCAATAACTTTCATGGGTATCATAACTGGCGAGGTTTTTTATCCATCAGGGTATACAACCTCAGTGAATGATATAAGCGATTTAGGTGGGACAAGACCGCCTAATAGTATTATTCATCAACCATCAGCAATCATTTTTAACGTAACTATGATGCTAACAGGAATCATGATCATTATTGCAGCTTGGTTTGTACAAAAATATTTTAGAAAATGGATTGCAAGCTTACCATTAGGACTATTCGGTTTTGGTTTATTGGGCGTGGGTATTTTTCCGGGTAATGTGAGCTTTTATCATGGATTATTTTCCATGATCACTTTTATTTCGGGCGGAGTTGCAGCAATCACATCCTTCAAAATAACATCGCCTCCATATCGTTACCTGGGAATTTGTTTTGGAGTAGTTGCTTTAGTATTTCTCTTTTTTGCAAATTATTTTATTCCTACTTTAGGTAGTGGTGGTACAGAACGTTGGGTCGCTTATCCCATAGCACTTTGGGTAACAGGCTTTGGTGGATATTTGCTTGGTATGAGGACAGCTACATTGCATAGTTAG
- a CDS encoding site-specific DNA-methyltransferase, whose product MTEDRLPLTSQDVLADKLAALRELFPEVFAEGKVDFERLKQALGESVDEGRERYGLSWAGKSEAIRNLQAQSVGTLNPVPEESVNFETTENIFIEGDNLEVLKLLQKSYYNQIKMIYIDPPYNTGKEFIYPDNFREGLEDYLRYSGQKNGEGIKLTTNTETDGRFHSKWLNMMYPRLFLARNLLRDDGVIFVSIDDHEVYNLRLLMNEVFGEENFIAQLIWEKTRKNDSRLFSIGHEYIIVYAKNESYLRQLDTYWREEKPGARQIQEEYLRLRSIHNDDDEVVAAGLKAYYASLPKNSLVKKYSRYCNVDNRGVWRDDNMSWPGGDGPTYEIIHPITGQPCAIPDGGWRYSTKEKMLEMIETGVVVFRADHTEPPIRKTYLVRSLTPNENGDTEPADEDDISIQVMGSYFYKSAQPASRLLTEVFGKKIFDNPKDHEVIARMIRYATEEDDIILDFFAGSGTTAHSVLEVNHQDESKRKFILVQLPEPANKSNYQSISDICKERLRRVISRLNQEDVSKLNLYDSEQQDRGFKVFKLTESNFKIWDGTAPKDTEQLELLLREFADNIRPGTTKLGMLYEILLKAGFSLTAKVETLDIAGQEIYAIENQELFLCLESEILEETVIQILSYQPKPKQFISLDSSFRGNDQLKTNTQLQMRDHDIKFRTV is encoded by the coding sequence ATGACTGAAGATAGGCTACCGTTAACTTCTCAAGATGTTCTGGCAGATAAGCTCGCAGCCCTGCGGGAACTCTTTCCAGAGGTTTTTGCTGAGGGCAAGGTTGATTTTGAGCGACTGAAGCAGGCGTTGGGAGAATCCGTTGATGAGGGGCGAGAACGCTACGGATTGTCTTGGGCAGGCAAGAGTGAGGCAATTCGGAATCTGCAAGCGCAAAGTGTGGGGACGCTAAACCCTGTACCAGAAGAGTCGGTTAATTTTGAGACAACGGAGAATATTTTTATTGAGGGTGACAATCTGGAAGTGTTGAAGTTGTTGCAAAAGAGCTATTACAACCAGATCAAGATGATTTATATTGATCCGCCCTACAACACGGGGAAGGAATTTATCTATCCTGATAACTTTCGGGAAGGGTTAGAGGATTATTTGCGCTATTCGGGGCAGAAAAATGGTGAGGGAATTAAGCTAACAACGAATACAGAAACCGATGGGCGGTTTCATTCTAAGTGGCTCAATATGATGTATCCTCGTTTGTTTCTAGCCCGAAATTTATTAAGGGACGATGGGGTAATATTTGTCAGCATTGATGATCATGAAGTCTATAATTTGCGTTTATTGATGAATGAAGTATTCGGAGAAGAAAACTTCATTGCACAGTTGATTTGGGAAAAAACACGAAAAAATGACTCTCGCTTATTTTCTATTGGGCATGAATATATAATTGTTTATGCTAAGAATGAGAGCTATTTACGACAACTCGATACATACTGGCGTGAGGAAAAGCCAGGAGCTAGACAGATTCAAGAAGAGTATTTAAGGCTCCGTAGTATACATAACGATGACGATGAGGTTGTTGCTGCTGGTCTAAAAGCCTACTATGCTTCTCTACCTAAAAACAGCTTGGTGAAGAAGTATTCACGCTATTGCAATGTTGATAATAGAGGTGTGTGGCGTGATGATAATATGTCTTGGCCCGGTGGTGATGGTCCGACTTACGAAATAATTCATCCTATCACTGGTCAACCTTGTGCAATACCTGATGGAGGTTGGCGATACTCTACTAAAGAGAAGATGCTTGAGATGATAGAAACTGGTGTAGTTGTTTTTCGAGCAGATCACACCGAACCTCCAATTCGTAAAACGTATCTTGTTAGATCTCTCACTCCTAATGAGAATGGTGATACTGAACCAGCAGATGAGGATGATATTAGTATTCAGGTGATGGGTTCTTATTTTTATAAAAGTGCTCAACCTGCATCTAGATTATTAACAGAAGTTTTTGGCAAAAAGATTTTCGATAATCCGAAAGATCACGAAGTTATTGCAAGAATGATTCGTTACGCTACTGAAGAAGACGATATCATTCTTGATTTTTTTGCTGGATCTGGCACAACTGCTCATTCGGTTTTAGAAGTTAATCATCAGGATGAAAGTAAACGTAAATTTATTCTTGTGCAACTTCCAGAACCCGCAAATAAATCTAACTACCAAAGCATTAGTGACATTTGTAAGGAACGTTTAAGAAGAGTGATTTCAAGACTAAATCAGGAGGATGTTAGTAAATTAAATTTATACGATTCAGAGCAACAAGACCGAGGCTTCAAAGTCTTCAAACTCACCGAAAGTAATTTCAAAATCTGGGATGGTACAGCCCCCAAAGATACAGAACAATTGGAACTTTTACTCCGTGAATTTGCAGACAATATTCGTCCCGGTACAACTAAACTGGGAATGCTGTATGAAATCTTGCTCAAAGCTGGATTCTCATTAACGGCAAAAGTGGAAACGCTAGACATTGCTGGACAGGAAATTTATGCCATTGAAAATCAGGAACTATTTCTCTGTTTGGAATCCGAGATTTTAGAAGAAACCGTTATACAAATTCTCAGCTATCAACCCAAGCCTAAGCAATTCATTAGCTTAGATTCCTCATTCCGAGGTAACGATCAACTCAAGACAAATACTCAGCTACAAATGCGTGACCACGATATTAAATTCCGCACAGTATGA
- a CDS encoding type I restriction enzyme HsdR N-terminal domain-containing protein, with protein sequence MVVTLPISKTILTLADVEDKFQLMPCTAPTFFREWQDDLPELTEIERATLDRLLVRFAGHRRRGILAEGAVDKLMISPLLDLVGFYEPEYEVRTEESVEFALESDEEVLRGRIDTLIVRDRIWILVIEGKRTIMASLALPQALSYMMCNPELELPSFGLITNGDEFIFVKAIAKPTPLYSASRLYSLFFPTGSQDLTEVFRVLKQIKMQTG encoded by the coding sequence ATGGTTGTTACACTGCCTATTTCTAAAACGATTTTAACGCTCGCAGATGTTGAGGACAAATTTCAACTAATGCCTTGCACTGCACCCACATTTTTTCGGGAGTGGCAGGACGATTTACCCGAACTCACCGAGATTGAACGAGCAACACTCGATCGCCTTTTGGTGAGATTTGCAGGACATAGAAGGCGCGGCATTCTAGCAGAGGGTGCTGTGGATAAGCTGATGATCTCGCCACTTTTGGACTTGGTTGGCTTTTATGAACCTGAATATGAGGTACGTACTGAAGAATCAGTTGAATTCGCTTTGGAAAGCGATGAAGAAGTTTTGCGCGGTAGAATTGACACTTTAATTGTGCGCGATCGCATCTGGATATTGGTAATTGAGGGAAAACGAACCATTATGGCTTCCTTGGCATTGCCACAAGCCTTGTCCTATATGATGTGTAACCCAGAACTAGAGCTTCCATCTTTTGGGCTAATTACCAATGGAGATGAATTTATTTTTGTCAAAGCGATCGCAAAGCCAACTCCTTTGTACAGCGCCTCGCGATTGTATTCGCTATTTTTCCCCACTGGCAGTCAAGATTTGACTGAAGTGTTTCGTGTTTTAAAACAGATTAAAATGCAAACAGGTTAG
- a CDS encoding MFS transporter translates to MILKNITRTVWILSLVSLFTDTASEMLYPIMPIYLESIGFSVVLIGVLEGFAEATAGLSKGYFGKLSDDSGKRLPFVQLGYGLSAISKPMMAISIYPLWIFCARTIDRFGKGIRTGARDALLSDQATAKTKGEVFGFHRSMDTLGAVLGPALALIYLYYFPKDYKTLFYIAFIPGLLAIFASFSLKDKKRIVTSKVSTPFFSFLNYWSLSPLIYRKVVIGLLAFTLFNSSDVFLLLRAKQSGLDDSMVIGVYIFYNLVYALFSFPIGIIADTIGLKKIFTVGLALFALVYIGMSFNTNLYVFFGLFALYGIYAAATEGISKAWISNITDRKDTATAIGTFAGFQSICTMIASSLAGLIWYKFGVAATFITTATITIFVIIYFLVAIPYPQNPIRKLTDNG, encoded by the coding sequence ATATCACACGAACAGTCTGGATTTTATCACTTGTCAGTTTATTTACTGATACAGCCAGCGAAATGTTGTATCCGATTATGCCAATTTATTTGGAAAGCATCGGTTTTTCAGTCGTTCTCATTGGCGTATTAGAGGGTTTTGCGGAAGCGACAGCGGGATTAAGTAAAGGATATTTTGGTAAACTTTCAGATGATTCTGGCAAACGATTACCATTTGTGCAACTTGGCTATGGATTAAGTGCTATTTCTAAGCCAATGATGGCGATATCTATTTATCCGCTTTGGATTTTCTGCGCTCGAACCATTGACCGCTTCGGCAAGGGAATCAGGACAGGCGCAAGAGATGCCCTACTCTCCGATCAGGCAACTGCCAAAACAAAGGGGGAAGTTTTTGGATTTCATCGTTCAATGGATACACTTGGTGCAGTCTTAGGCCCTGCCTTAGCATTAATCTATCTCTACTATTTCCCAAAGGATTACAAAACATTATTCTATATTGCTTTTATTCCTGGACTTCTGGCTATATTTGCATCATTTAGCCTTAAAGATAAAAAACGAATAGTTACAAGTAAAGTGTCAACTCCCTTTTTCTCTTTTCTTAACTACTGGTCATTGAGTCCGTTAATTTATCGGAAAGTAGTGATTGGACTGTTGGCTTTTACCCTATTTAATAGTTCAGATGTATTTCTTTTATTGAGAGCAAAACAATCAGGACTGGACGATTCGATGGTTATTGGAGTGTACATATTCTATAATCTTGTCTATGCTTTGTTTTCATTTCCGATTGGTATTATTGCCGATACAATTGGTTTAAAGAAGATATTTACGGTCGGACTTGCATTATTTGCGCTCGTTTATATTGGGATGTCTTTTAATACTAATTTGTATGTCTTCTTTGGACTGTTTGCCCTCTATGGCATTTATGCGGCTGCAACAGAAGGAATTTCTAAAGCGTGGATTAGTAATATTACTGATCGGAAAGATACTGCCACTGCGATCGGAACATTTGCTGGATTTCAAAGCATCTGCACAATGATTGCCAGTTCATTAGCAGGATTAATCTGGTACAAATTTGGGGTAGCAGCTACATTCATCACCACAGCTACTATTACAATTTTTGTAATTATTTATTTCTTGGTAGCAATTCCTTATCCACAAAATCCCATACGGAAATTAACAGATAATGGCTAA
- a CDS encoding CPBP family intramembrane glutamic endopeptidase, whose amino-acid sequence MRKYPVFWFYILAFSISWIGMVSAALGSHRIAPFDNPYFQLLSIFYAIGPALAAVIVSRVANGEKGVQDLDKELMQWRVGLVWYIVAVLGPVVLFIAAQVITKLLGFSVTIAGLQGDLSPYVIFGFAINFFGNTCEEIGWRGFALPRLQKRYNALLATLIVGILWGFWHLPLVFLVGNPMSEYPFLWFIIIVADAFIYTWIYNSTKGSILLVALFHGSGNIFGAFITGVSPVAYALVNCVVAIILIAVFGSANLSRRQRVCKE is encoded by the coding sequence ATGAGAAAATACCCCGTTTTTTGGTTCTATATCTTGGCTTTTAGCATCTCATGGATTGGTATGGTTTCAGCAGCTTTAGGCTCTCATCGTATTGCCCCGTTTGATAATCCCTACTTCCAGCTTCTTTCCATCTTTTATGCCATTGGCCCCGCTCTTGCAGCCGTTATTGTGTCACGGGTGGCAAATGGTGAGAAAGGGGTGCAGGATTTGGACAAGGAGCTTATGCAATGGCGCGTTGGTCTAGTCTGGTACATCGTGGCGGTACTGGGACCTGTTGTTCTTTTCATCGCGGCGCAAGTCATCACGAAATTATTAGGCTTTTCAGTAACAATCGCAGGGCTACAAGGCGACCTATCTCCCTATGTCATTTTCGGTTTCGCGATCAACTTCTTCGGCAATACGTGTGAAGAAATTGGGTGGCGCGGTTTTGCACTACCACGTTTACAGAAGCGATACAATGCCTTGCTTGCCACCCTGATTGTGGGCATACTGTGGGGTTTTTGGCATTTACCGCTTGTCTTTTTAGTGGGTAACCCGATGTCTGAGTATCCTTTCCTCTGGTTCATCATTATCGTTGCAGACGCTTTTATTTATACCTGGATTTACAACAGTACCAAAGGCAGTATCTTGCTAGTGGCGCTTTTTCATGGTTCGGGAAACATATTTGGAGCATTTATAACCGGGGTGTCGCCTGTCGCATACGCTCTCGTGAATTGTGTGGTGGCGATCATCTTGATAGCAGTGTTTGGAAGCGCGAATCTCTCTCGCCGACAAAGAGTTTGTAAGGAATAG